In Amyelois transitella isolate CPQ chromosome 13, ilAmyTran1.1, whole genome shotgun sequence, a genomic segment contains:
- the LOC132902378 gene encoding uncharacterized protein LOC132902378 encodes MSSGKCGQCDELLTEGVHCAACDADLHFHCAGVTEVGYRKLGDRRSTFRCQKCKQTGNRALSPTPVPSAAATDANYSTLLMEIRQIAKKMEPLEKVAENVAALRQEISELKTSVAESRSEVKACNERVTKVEIHLERIDMDIHERDQWSRMNNVEVKGVPQGKNENLFNIMKTLGDKINYKIDKSYFNFYTRVQSMDPKNPKPIIACFHSRYVKEDFIAAARLYMKSSPLASSDLGLAGNSRIFVNDHLTARNKDLLAKAKKAAREMDFKYIWVKHTKIFLRKTDTSPILNIKSEKDLLKIV; translated from the coding sequence ATGAGTTCCGGAAAGTGTGGCCAATGTGACGAGCTACTCACGGAAGGAGTACACTGCGCTGCTTGCGATGCGGATTTGCATTTCCATTGTGCCGGAGTGACTGAGGTAGGATATCGAAAGCTGGGAGACAGGAGATCAACTTTTCGTTGTCAAAAATGTAAGCAGACGGGTAATAGGGCACTATCTCCGACTCCGGTACCCTCTGCGGCTGCTACTGACGCAAATTATTCTACACTTCTTATGGAAATTAGGCAAATAGCTAAGAAGATGGAGCCCTTGGAGAAGGTGGCTGAGAATGTGGCAGCCTTGAGGCAAGAAATCTCTGAGCTGAAGACATCAGTTGCTGAATCCAGAAGTGAAGTAAAAGCTTGCAATGAGAGGGTTACGAAAGTTGAAATCCACCTGGAGAGGATAGACATGGATATCCACGAGCGTGATCAGTGGTCCCGCATGAATAACGTTGAGGTAAAAGGAGTACCGCAAGGTAAAAATGAAAACCTCTTCAATATCATGAAGACTTTGGGGGATAAGATTAATTACAAGAtagataaaagttattttaacttttatactCGAGTCCAGTCTATGGATCCAAAAAATCCTAAGCCCATCATTGCGTGCTTCCATAGTAGGTACGTCAAAGAGGATTTTATAGCTGCAGCAAGGTTATACATGAAGAGTTCACCTTTGGCGTCATCGGACTTGGGACTCGCCGGAAACTCGAGGATATTCGTGAACGATCACCTGACGGCTCGAAACAAGGATCTTTTAGCAAAAGCCAAAAAGGCGGCCCGGGAAATGGACTTCAAGTATATATGGGTGaagcatacaaaaatattcttgCGGAAAACCGATACCTCACctatattaaacataaaatcggAAAAGGATCTTCTCAAAATTGTTTAG